One window from the genome of Yarrowia lipolytica chromosome 1B, complete sequence encodes:
- a CDS encoding uncharacterized protein (Compare to YALI0B21516g, similar to uniprot|P53759 Saccharomyces cerevisiae YML080w similarity to A.brasilense nifR3 protein P3.77.f3. 1, similar to Saccharomyces cerevisiae DUS1 (YML080W); ancestral locus Anc_4.350): MTAASASSDASAPTKLAGRQLFEKLGKPKTIVAPMVDQSELAWRILSRRHGADLCYTPMFHAKLFGTSERYREEMFGPMDGDQTTDRPLVVQFCANDPDELLAAAKLVEDRCDAVDLNLGCPQGIARKGHYGSFLMEDWDLIHKLINKLHLELKVPVTAKMRVFDDRDKTLEYAKMIINAGAQFLTIHGRTREMKGQQTGLADWEIIKYVRENLPKDTVVFANGNVLYSEDIEKCMEETTTDAVMSAEGNLYNPAIFNKPTDKDVNFPRVDKMLREYFEIVKETPGKASNTAMKSHFFKILHSFLPVETELRAEIGRTSKAGFDVWEKIVQKVEEKVAKIYEDPNVNDEVVIGEEEAWGGAYRTVPYWRCQPYFRRCNGEKANTMVSRQQKEAAEAKKKREAESGDETDKEDKETDTKKAKLE; this comes from the coding sequence ATgactgctgcttctgcttcctCTGACGCGTCCGCCCCCACAAAGCTGGCTGGCCGTCAGCTGTTTGAAAAACTTGGCAAGCCCAAGACCATTGTGGCTCCCATGGTTGATCAGAGTGAGCTGGCCTGGCGAATTCTGTCCCGTCGACATGGCGCGGACCTCTGTTACACTCCTATGTTTCACGCAAAGCTCTTCGGCACTTCTGAGCGATACAGAGAGGAGATGTTTGGACCCATGGATGGAGATCAGACGACTGATCGACCTCTGGTGGTCCAGTTTTGCGCAAACGACCCTGATGAGCTgctggctgctgccaagctAGTAGAGGATAGGTGTGACGCTGTGGATCTGAATCTGGGATGTCCTCAGGGCATTGCCCGAAAGGGCCACTACGGATCGTTTCTCATGGAGGACTGGGATCTGATCCAcaagctcatcaacaagctgcaCCTGGAGCTGAAGGTGCCCGTCACAGCCAAGATGCGAGTCTTTGACGACCGAGATAAGACCTTGGAATATGCCAAGATGATCATCAACGCCGGTGCACAGTTTCTGACTATCCATGGCCGGACCCGAGAAATGAAGGGCCAGCAGACCGGTCTGGCGGACTGGGAAATCATCAAGTACGTTCGGGAGAACCTGCCCAAGGACACTGTGGTCTTTGCCAACGGCAACGTTCTGTACTCCGAAGATATCGAAAAGTGCATGGAGGAGACTACCACAGATGCTGTTATGTCTGCTGAAGGCAACTTGTACAACCCTGCCATCTTCAACAAGCCCACCGACAAGGATGTCAACTTTCCCCGAGTGGACAAGATGCTGCGGGAGTACTTTGAGATCGTCAAAGAGACTCCTGGAAAGGCCTCCAACACTGCCATGAAGTCGCACTTCTTCAAAATTCTGCATTCCTTCCTACCTGTGGAAACAGAGCTGCGAGCCGAGATTGGACGAACCTCCAAGGCTGGCTTTGACGTGTGGGAGAAGATTGTTCAGaaggtcgaggagaaggtggcTAAGATCTATGAGGACCCCAACGTCAACGATGAGGTTGTTATTGGCGAGGAAGAGGCCTGGGGAGGAGCCTACAGAACTGTGCCCTACTGGCGATGCCAGCCCTACTTCCGACGATGCAACGGAGAGAAGGCCAACACCATGGTTTCCCGACaacagaaggaggctgcggaggccaagaagaagcgagagGCCGAGAGTGGAGACGAgaccgacaaggaggacaaggagaccgATACCAAAAAGGCGAAGCTGGAGTAA
- a CDS encoding uncharacterized protein (Compare to YALI0B21472g, similar to DEHA0D20493g Debaryomyces hansenii IPF 2653.1), which translates to MPDAKVALPKPIPYTGLLDKYDSFEVTPYIGSEFSDLQLTDLLEADNADELIRDLAVLVSQRGVIFFRNQNIDDAKQRVLGSKLGELTGKPQESTLHVHPTEAPSSETGEEILVLQPNKGINNNKELLSQISSRSSRGWHTDITFEKVPSDYAVLKILSPPTGGGGDTLWASGYHAYEKLTPAYRAFLETLTAHHSGEYFKTVAAASGHGIVERPRGHPLNQGDYLQADHPLIRTNPVTGWKSVYVNPIFTKSINGLSWDESKSILEFLNQNLVENHDTHVRFRWNPNDVAIWDNRSTYHTATNDYTATNREGHRVLSIGEIPYYDPNSVGIFEALEELQKLEIK; encoded by the coding sequence ATGCCTGACGCCAAAGTAGCCCTCCCCAAGCCCATTCCTTACACTGGATTGCTCGACAAGTATGACAGCTTCGAGGTTACTCCTTACATCGGTTCGGAGTTTTCCGATCTGCAGCTCACTGACCTTCTCGAGGCCGACAATGCTGACGAGCTAATCCGAGACCTGGCCGTGCTGGTGTCTCAGCGAGGAgtcatcttcttccgaAACCAGAATATTGATGACGCCAAGCAGCGAGTTCTGGGATCCAAGCTCGGAGAGCTGACTGGAAAGCCCCAGGAGTCCACTCTTCATGTGCATCCCACCGAGGCTCCTTCTTCCGAGACTGGAGAGGAGATTCTGGTGCTGCAGCCCAACAAGGGtatcaacaacaacaaggaaCTCCTAAGCCAGATTTCCTCtcgatcttctcgaggatGGCACACGGATATCACCTTTGAGAAGGTGCCCTCCGACTACGCTGTTCTCAAGATCCTCAGTCCTCCTaccggaggaggaggagacactCTGTGGGCCTCGGGATACCATGCATACGAAAAACTGACCCCTGCCTACCGAGCCTTCCTAGAGACTCTCACCGCCCACCACTCTGGTGAATACTTCAAGACCGTGGCCGCTGCCTCCGGTCACGGCATTGTTGAGCGACCTCGAGGGCATCCTCTGAACCAGGGAGATTATCTGCAGGCAGACCATCCCCTGATTCGAACCAACCCTGTCACCGGCTGGAAGTCCGTCTACGTGAACCCCATCTTTACCAAGTCCATCAACGGCCTGAGCTGGGATGAGTCCAAGAGTATCCTGGAGTTCTTGAATCAGAATCTGGTTGAGAACCACGATACTCATGTGCGTTTCAGATGGAACCCTAACGATGTGGCCATTTGGGACAACAGATCCACCTACCATACTGCTACAAACGATTACACTGCTACCAACCGAGAAGGTCATCGAGTCCTTTCCATTGGAGAGATTCCCTACTATGATCCCAACTCTGTGGGTATCTTCGAAGCACttgaggagctgcagaagctggagatcAAATAG
- a CDS encoding uncharacterized protein (Compare to YALI0B21428g, similar to Saccharomyces cerevisiae GFA1 (YKL104C) and YMR085W; ancestral locus Anc_2.477, highly similar to uniprot|P14742 Saccharomyces cerevisiae YKL104C Glucosamine--fructose-6-phosphate aminotransferase): protein MCGIFGYINYLVPKTRGQILNTLIEGLQRQEYRGYDSAGLAIDADADGTVDIYREVGKVAALRKLIEASDANTEELFDVHAGIAHTRWATHGQPQRKNCHPQRSDPNNEFTVVHNGIITNYRELKALLTSKGIQFESDTDTECIAKLTKFIYDQNKDQDLDFSQLAKLVVVELEGAYGLLIKSTHFPDEIVATRKGSPLLVGVKTEKKLKVDFVDVEFPDMAVQTEAPTAAGSNSLQLGVPGSDALRHSQSRAFLSDDGVPMASEFFLASDPAAVVEHTKKVLFLEDDDIAHIYDGELHIHRVRRDENAAPTRSIQTLEMELNQIMKGEFDHFMQKEIFEQPESIVNTMRGRIDFEAKTVQLGGLRTWLTTIRRCRRLIMIACGTSYHSCLAVRSIFEELTEIPVSVELASDFLDRRSPVFRDDVCVFVSQSGETADSLLALQYCIDRGALTVGIVNSVGSSISRQTHCGVHINAGPEIGVASTKAYTSQYTALVLFALSLSDDSIHKKERREAIIDGLSKISEQISEVLKLNDSIKQMCDEVLCEQKSLLLLGRGYQHATALEGALKIKEISYMHSEGVLAGELKHGVLALVDENLPIIVLATRDSLFPKVMSAVEQVVARSGNPIIICNKGDKTMDKFSDGKFKTIELPSTVDCLQGLLNVIPLQLMSYWLAVKRGIDVDFPRNLAKSVTVE, encoded by the exons ATGTG TGGAATCTTTGGATACATCAACTATCTCGTGCCTAAGACTCGAGGACAAATCCTTAACACCCTCATCGAGGGTCTCCAGCGACAGGAGTACCGTGGATACGACTCCGCTGGTTTGGCTATTGACGCTGACGCTGACGGAACCGTCGACATCTACCGAGAGGTCGGCAAGGTTGCCGCTCTCCGAAAGCTGATCGAGGCCTCCGACGCCAACACCGAAGAGCTCTTTGACGTGCATGCCGGTATCGCCCACACCCGATGGGCCACCCACGGCCAGCCCCAGCGAAAGAACTGTCATCCTCAGCGATCAGACCCTAACAACGAATTCACTGTCGTCCACAACGgtatcatcaccaactacCGAGAGCTCAAGGCTCTGCTCACCTCCAAGGGCATCCAGTTTGAGTCCGACACTGATACCGAGTGTATCGCCAAGCTGACCAAGTTCATCTACGACCAGAACAAGGACCAGGACCTCGACTTCTCCCAGCTTGCAAAACTTGTGGTTGTCGAGCTCGAGGGTGCCTACGGTCTTCTCATCAAGTCTACACATTTCCCTGACGAGATTGTCGCCACCCGAAAGGGTTCGCCTCTGCTGGTCGGTGTCAAGactgagaagaagctcaaggtcGATTTTGTCGACGTCGAGTTCCCCGACATGGCTGTCCAGACTGAGGCCCCCACCGCCGCTGGATCCAACTCTCTCCAGCTCGGTGTCCCCGGCTCCGACGCTCTGCGACACTCCCAGTCTCGAGCATTCCTCTCTGACGACGGTGTCCCCATGGCTTCCGAGTTCTTCCTCGCATCCGACCCCGCTGCCGTGGTCGAGCACACCAAGAAGGTCCTCTTCCTGGAGGATGACGATATTGCCCACATCTACGATGGTGAGCTGCACATCCACCGAGTGCGACGAGACGAGAACGCCGCCCCCACCCGATCCATCCAGACcctggagatggagctcAACCAGATCATGAAGGGTGAGTTTGACCACTTCATGCAGAAGGAGATCTTTGAGCAGCCCGAGTCAATTGTCAACACCATGCGAGGCCGAATCGACTTTGAGGCCAAGACCGTCCAGCTTGGAGGTCTGCGAACCTGGCTCACCACCATCCGACGATGCCGACGACTGATCATGATCGCCTGTGGTACCTCTTACCACTCGTGTCTAGCTGTCCGATCCATTTTCGAGGAACTGACCGAGATCCCCGTGTCCGTCGAGCTCGCCTCTGACTTTCTGGACCGACGATCTCCCGTCTTCCGTGATGACGTCtgtgtctttgtgtccCAATCCGGAGAGACTGCTGACTCTCTTCTCGCTCTCCAGTACTGCATTGACCGAGGCGCCCTGACTGTCGGTATCGTCAACTCTGTCGGATCCTCCATCTCCCGACAGACACACTGTGGTGTCCACATCAATGCTGGCCCCGAGATTGGTGTTGCTTCCACCAAGGCCTACACATCTCAGTACACCGCCCTGGTGCTGTTCGCACTGTCGCTTTCCGACGACTCCATTcacaagaaggagcgacGAGAGGCCATCATCGACGGTCTGTCCAAGATCTCCGAGCAGATTTCCGAGgttctcaagctcaacgacTCCATCAAGCAGATGTGCGATGAGGTTCTGTGCGAGCAGAAgtctctgctgcttcttggccgAGGCTACCAGCATGCCACTGCTCTTGAGGGTGCtctcaagatcaaggagatttCTTACATGCACTCTGAGGGTGTTCTTGCCGGCGAGTTGAAGCACGGTGTGCTTGCTCTGGTCGACGAGAACCTCCCTATCATTGTGCTTGCCACCCGGGACTCTCTGTTTCCCAAGGTCATGTCTGCTGTTGAGCAGGTTGTTGCTCGAAGCGGTAACCCCATCATCATCTGCAACAAGGGCGACAAGACCATGGACAAGTTTTCCGACGGCAAGTTCAAGACCATCGAGCTGCCCTCCACAGTCGACTGTCTGCAGGGTCTTCTCAACGTCATTCCTCTGCAGCTCATGTCCTACTGGCTGGCTGTCAAGCGAGGCATTGATGTCGACTTCCCCCGAAACCTTGCAAAGTCTGTTACTGTTGAGTAA
- a CDS encoding uncharacterized protein (Compare to YALI0B21450g, similar to uniprot|Q12127 Saccharomyces cerevisiae YLR110c strong similarity to FLO1P) has protein sequence MKFSAVLAAASAGLVSAAGNVTVAPVAPAANATVTQVGVVTANQTVQVTITSCKDDACHQATAIPTTAVLVPVPVTNGTAAAPHNGTAPAPAPVPAPHNGTHAGNHTKPQPSQAEGSHTGTVALANGASGLGLSGAAAAIAAAALLL, from the coding sequence ATGAAGTTCTCCGCTGTTCTCGCCGCCGCTTCTGCCGGCCTTGTCTCCGCCGCCGGTAACGTTACCGTTGCCCCCGTCGCCCCCGCTGCTAACGCCACCGTTACCCAGGTCGGTGTTGTCACCGCCAACCAGACTGTCCAGGTTACCATCACCTCTTGCAAGGATGATGCTTGCCACCAGGCCACCGCCATCCCCACCACCGCTGTGCTGGTCCCCGTCCCCGTCACCAACggtactgctgctgctcctcacAACGGaactgctcctgctcctgccccTGTTCCTGCTCCTCACAACGGTACCCACGCCGGTAACCACACCAAGCCCCAGCCTTCTCAGGCCGAGGGCTCCCACACCGGCACCGTTGCTCTTGCCAACGGCGCTtctggcctcggcctctctggtgccgctgctgccattgctgccgctgccctcctcctctaA
- a CDS encoding uncharacterized protein (Compare to YALI0B21538g, similar to Saccharomyces cerevisiae ROK1 (YGL171W); ancestral locus Anc_8.124, similar to uniprot|P45818 Saccharomyces cerevisiae YGL171w ROK1 ATP-dependent RNA helicase P28.1.f22.1) — protein MDIFKVLSRGATIQRNGKHRKDLTLLNHAAPKDTQDNVDIEVARETDFFKTKTDTYSKKRVAEEAELDNEEEEEAPPPIISTPEEAVVFRNKHKINITGEDSPLPIGSFEDLITRFNLHPYLLANLKKNKYTDPTPIQCESIPTMLNGRDLIACAPTGSGKTMAYSIPMVEMLGKKKGSKDAKKGIKALVVAPTKELASQIFNAVFSLCVGVGKKKDELKPCLLDKSTADKLRNGKVSSQKYDICITTPLRLVSALNDGSLDLGSLDLVIFDEADKLFEKGFATQVDDILAACPSGIQKTLFSATIPASVEQLANSIMSTDPLRIIIGNKQAAAQTVEQKLVYAGNEEGKLVAIRQMAREGQLVAPVIIFLQSIDRAKALFKELVFDGINVDQIHGDMTAAKRASVIDRFRNGEVWVLICTDVLARGIDFRGINLVINYDVPQSAQSYVHRIGRTGRAGRLGKAVTFFTKEDATNVKVVVNVMKQSGQEVPDWLNNLAPLTQKERDNIKNRPIKRKKISTQHALANNKKKRAKQQMKGLKKMKKDDE, from the coding sequence ATGGATATCTTCAAAGTACTATCTCGAGGAGCCACGATCCAGCGAAACGGTAAACACAGGAAGGACCTGACTCTGCTCAACCACGCTGCTCCCAAAGACACCCAGGACAATGTCGACATTGAAGTTGCCCGAGAAACCGACTTtttcaagaccaagacagACACTTACTCCAAGAAGCGAGTagctgaggaggctgagctGGAcaatgaagaggaggaagaggctcCCCCGCCCATTATCAGTACTCCCGAGGAGGCTGTGGTTTTCCGAAACAAGCACAAGATCAACATCACCGGAGAAGACTCCCCTCTGCCCATTGGGTCGTTTGAAGACCTCATCACTCGATTCAACTTGCATCCCTATCTTCTGgccaacctcaagaagaacaagtacacagACCCTACCCCGATCCAGTGCGAGAGTATCCCTACAATGCTGAACGGCCGAGATCTGATTGCCTGTGCTCCAACTGGTTCCGGTAAGACTATGGCCTACAGCATCCCCATGGTGGAGATGCTGGGTAAGAAGAAGGGCTCCAAGGACGCTAAGAAGGGAATCAAGGCACTGGTGGTTGCCCccaccaaggagctggcgTCTCAGATCTTCAACGCTGTGTTCTCGCTCTGCGTGGGTgttggaaaaaagaaggacgagCTGAAACCCTGCTTGCTGGACAAGAGCACGGCCGACAAGCTGCGAAACGGAAAAGTCAGCTCCCAGAAATACGACATTTGCATTACCACCCCCCTGAGACTGGTCTCCGCCCTCAACGACGGCAGCCTGGACCTTGGATCCCTGGATCTGGTCATCTTCGATGAGGCCGacaagctgtttgagaaggGCTTTGCCACCCAGGTCGATGACATTCTGGCAGCATGCCCCTCGGGTATTCAGAAGACTCTGTTCTCCGCAACCATTCCTGCCTCTGTCGAGCAGCTGGCAAACAGTATCATGAGCACCGACCCTCTACGTATCATTATCGGTAACAAGCAGGCTGCTGCCCAGACCGTTGAGCAGAAGCTGGTGTATGCTGGAAACGAGGAAGGTAAGCTTGTGGCTATCCGACAAATGGCCCGAGAGGGTCAGCTTGTGGCCCCTGTCATCATCTTCCTGCAGTCCATCGACCGAGCCAAGGCACTGTTCAAGGAGCTGGTTTTCGACGGAATCAACGTCGACCAGATCCATGGAGACATGACTGCGGCCAAGCGAGCTTCCGTCATCGACCGTTTCCGAAACGGAGAAGTCTGGGTGCTAATCTGTACCGACGTTCTGGCCCGAGGTATCGATTTCCGAGGCATCAACCTGGTCATCAACTACGATGTACCCCAGTCTGCACAGTCTTACGTGCATCGAATCGGACGAACCGGTCGAGCTGGCCGACTCGGCAAGGCCGTCACCttcttcaccaaggaggacgcTACCAATGTCAAGGTGGTAGTCAATGTCATGAAGCAGTCTGGACAGGAGGTACCCGACTGGCTCAACAACCTCGCTCCCCTGACTCAGAAGGAGCGAGACAACATCAAAAACAGACCCATCAAACGAAAGAAGATCTCTACTCAACATGCTCTGGCTaacaacaagaagaagcgggCCAAACAGCAGATGAAGggtctcaagaagatgaagaaggacgacgaaTAA
- a CDS encoding uncharacterized protein (Compare to YALI0B21527g, similar to Saccharomyces cerevisiae ATP20 (YPR020W); ancestral locus Anc_8.123,gnl|GLV|YALI0B21527g [Yarrowia lipolytica] weakly similar to uniprot|Q12233 Saccharomyces cerevisiae YPR020w ATPN_YEAST ATP synthase G chain mitochondrial), protein MFRSRVSGVFQQVRFQSTAASKAASKAQGLGAKVQGITNCAVYWAKVTGELGKQIYLKEGFAPPSLSQFQSVYQNLFNSVKSYALKPQKVIDCAESITKTDALRYTAYGVQILGLFTLGEVIGRRNVIGYKVPSADKH, encoded by the exons ATGTTCCGAAGCAGAGTTTCTGGCGTTTTCCAGCAGGTGCGATTCCAGTCCACCGCTGCCTCCAAGGCTGCCTCCAAGGCCCAGGGTCTCGGAGCCAAGGTCCAGG GCATCACCAACTGTGCCGTCTACTGGGCCAAGGTCACCGGTGAGCTCGGAAAGCAGATCTACCTCAAGGAGGGCTTTGCTCCCCCCTCTCTTTCTCAGTTCCAGTCTGTCTACCAGAACCTGTTCAACTCCGTCAAGTCTTACGCCCTCAAGCCCCAGAAGGTCATTGACTGTGCTGAgtccatcaccaagactgACGCTCTCCGATACACTGCCTACGGTGTCCAGATCCTCGGTCTCTTCACCCTCGGTGAGGTTATCGGCCGACGAAACGTCATTGGCTACAAGGTCCCCTCTGCTGACAAGCACTAA
- a CDS encoding uncharacterized protein (Compare to YALI0B21494g, some similarities with ca|CA1652|CaRNH1.exon1 Candida albicans Ribonuclease H), with amino-acid sequence MTYSTPINFKTPEGSEIVLQAAREALCPQLCQLQAQCTDIVFSHEDKNRFRNRLNSLEELHPSPKVDPSSKETVVPVLRWLYLLDQTVNEAITPCRVTELSAPFIWQQVQPWLTESLARARLQAGTWIQMREQLFESIFGWTISDFLFFGDKSELLPEKYEDPLEWLYVVGWVCLLSGNKSALQPFLVKASSFTGLAQLKQTLVDAFMVNRDDADALNDWKNDVSLEWTMAVSKNSSQLSLVKTTSGKKYYAVVTGRKPCVYADKHMAYHMSMHHPNCAPLEFGSEKEAWNKVRSFAKGSPFKKRESTMTVHTDGACQGEKAGAGVWFQDGSEFNFSGPVEGKQTRERAELYAVFQALRLIFTHRVYDAYRWEVVTDSQYAIDCITKKGDKWEKNGYVDSKGCPVENRDLVVIIRYFARESEKLSGCYHQIIFKHTHSRNHGNESANRLATKGIDGKLFVWPEGLHHPQWVNDQKAIFRRYSF; translated from the coding sequence ATGACCTACTCGACGCCAATCAATTTCAAGACTCCAGAAGGCTCTGAGATCGTTCTCCAGGCCGCCAGAGAAGCTCTTTGTCCCCAGTTATGCCAACTGCAGGCTCAGTGCACGGACATTGTCTTTTCTCATGAAGACAAGAACAGATTCAGAAACCGACTAAACAGCCTGGAAGAACTTCACCCTTCTCCTAAGGTCGACCCATCTTCTAAGGAGACCGTCGTGCCTGTTCTCCGATGGTTGTATCTCTTGGATCAGACCGTCAATGAAGCCATTACACCCTGTCGAGTCACTGAGCTGTCCGCACCTTTCATCTGGCAGCAAGTTCAGCCTTGGCTTACCGAATCACTTGCTCGCGCGCGTCTTCAGGCTGGTACCTGGATTCAAATGCGTGAACAACTTTTTGAATCTATCTTTGGCTGGACAATCTCCGattttctcttcttcggaGACAAATCCGAACTACTTCCAGAGAAGTACGAAGACCCCCTTGAATGGCTTTATGTCGTCGGGTGGGTCTGTCTCCTGAGTGGAAACAAATCTGCCCTACAACCTTTTCTGGTCAAGGCGTCCTCTTTTACTGGCCTGGCTCAACTCAAACAGACCCTCGTCGACGCCTTCATGGTAAACAGGGATGATGCCGACGCGCTAAACGATTGGAAAAATGATGTTTCTCTTGAATGGACCATGGCCGTATCTAAGAATTCCAGCCAGTTGAGTCTGGTGAAGACGACATCTGGCAAGAAGTACTATGCTGTCGTGACCGGACGAAAACCCTGCGTTTACGCCGACAAGCACATGGCTTATCACATGTCAATGCACCATCCAAATTGTGCTCCTCTTGAGTTCGGCAGCGAAAAGGAGGCCTGGAACAAAGTGCGTTCTTTCGCCAAGGGATCGCCGTTCAAGAAACGAGAGTCCACAATGACAGTGCATACAGACGGGGCCTGTCAGGGAGAAAAGGCCGGGGCAGGAGTTTGGTTCCAGGATGGAAGCGAATTCAATTTCTCTGGTCCTGTTGAAGGAAAACAGACAAGGGAAAGAGCCGAGCTTTATGCAGTCTTCCAGGCTTTGAGACTCATCTTTACTCATAGAGTCTACGACGCATACCGATGGGAAGTGGTAACGGACTCTCAATACGCCATCGACTGCATCACGAAAAAGGGAGACAAGTGGGAGAAGAACGGTTACGTGGACTCCAAGGGTTGCCCAGTGGAAAACAGAGACCTCGTGGTTATCATCAGATACTTTGCGCGGGAATCAGAAAAGCTCTCTGGTTGCTACCACCAGATAATTTTCAAGCACACTCATTCTCGGAACCATGGAAACGAGTCTGCTAACAGACTGGCCACCAAGGGAATCGACGGGAAGTTATTTGTGTGGCCAGAAGGACTTCATCACCCCCAGTGGGTTAACGACCAGAAGGCCATTTTCAGACGGTACAGTTTTTAA